The following coding sequences lie in one Silene latifolia isolate original U9 population chromosome 5, ASM4854445v1, whole genome shotgun sequence genomic window:
- the LOC141655103 gene encoding uncharacterized protein LOC141655103, whose protein sequence is MGVDECVKFMIGCWAMWEFRNKVVFDNVVVDPEMIIRRARDVLLEGVRDSGEGAGGLRSARQQRWRSNGEEQGWKPAKEGYVKLNVDAGVKEGEGVGTGVVCQDSRGSVLWGLSVTRLQEWEAHFVEAMAILDGLEKAASRGITKVEVESDCLPVVDAIRERRTGRSVFSLYIDEIIDLSLQLESIIWLHVSRTNNCVAHELAHLFPRAVGKVLWDARLPPSVNAAVIFDRNSIE, encoded by the coding sequence ATGGGTGTAGACGAATGTGTGAAGTTTATGATCGGCTGCTGGGCGATGTGGGAATTCCGCAATAAAGTTGTGTTTGATAATGTGGTGGTGGATCCGGAGATGATTATTCGACGAGCCAGGGACGTGCTTCTTGAGGGTGTGAGAGACTCGGGGGAGGGAGCTGGTGGTCTGCGTTCTGCCCGACAACAAAGATGGAGGAGCAATGGGGAGGAGCAAGGATGGAAACCAGCGAAGGAAGGCTATGTGAAACTAAATGTGGACGCGGGTGTGAAAGAGGGTGAAGGGGTGGGGACGGGAGTGGTGTGTCAAGATTCAAGAGGGTCGGTGTTATGGGGCTTGTCTGTTACTCGCTTGCAGGAATGGGAGGCTCACTTTGTGGAAGCTATGGCGATTCTTGATGGGCTCGAGAAAGCAGCTAGCCGAGGGATCACCAAAGTCGAAGTTGAAAGCGATTGTTTGCCCGTGGTGGATGCTATTAGAGAGCGGAGGACTGGTCGGAGTGTCTTTTCTTTGTATATTGACGAAATTATCGATCTTAGTTTACAGCTTGAGTCTATTATTTGGTTACATGTAAGTCGAACAAACAATTGTGTTGCGCACGAGCTAGCTCATTTATTTCCACGTGCTGTAGGTAAGGTTCTTTGGGACGCGAGATTACCGCCGTCTGTGAATGCTGCTGTAATTTTCGACCGTAATTCTATTGAGTAA